Proteins co-encoded in one Bacillus sp. FSL H8-0547 genomic window:
- the parE gene encoding DNA topoisomerase IV subunit B, translated as MSKQQFEYNDDAIQVLEGLEAVRKRPGMYIGSTDARGLHHLVYEIVDNSVDEALGGFGDHIIVKIHKDNSISVTDKGRGMPTGMHKLGKPTAEVIMTVLHAGGKFGQGGYKTSGGLHGVGASVVNALSEWVTVTIHRDGFTYQQRFENGGKPVTTLEKIGKSAKTGTIIHFKPDPVIFSTTTYNAETLSERLRESAFLLKGLKIELIDDRNQTKEVYHYETGIEAFVSYLNEEKDSLHNVVFFEGMQNSIEVEFAFQFNDGYSENILSFVNNVRTKDGGTHEAGSKTAMTRAFNEYARKTGILKEKDKNLDGSDIREGLSAIVSVRIPEELLQFEGQTKGKLGTSEARSAVDAVVSENLAYFLEENPETSTLLVRKAIKAYQAREAARKAREEARSGKKRKRSEATLSGKLTPAQSRNPQKNELYLVEGDSAGGSAKQGRDRRFQAVLPLRGKVINTEKAKLADIFKNEEINTIIHAIGAGVGADFQVDDCNYDKVVIMTDADTDGAHIQVLILTFFYRYMKPLIEAGKVFIALPPLYKVSKGTGKKAVIEYAWSDEELQGVLKKVGRGYMIQRYKGLGEMNADQLWETTMDPATRTLIRVRIDDAARAERRVTTLMGDKVEPRRKWIESNVAFGLDEETNILENENLSVTEEE; from the coding sequence TTGAGTAAGCAGCAATTTGAGTACAATGATGATGCGATCCAAGTATTAGAGGGGCTTGAGGCTGTGCGCAAAAGACCGGGGATGTATATCGGCAGCACGGATGCAAGAGGGCTGCATCACCTCGTTTATGAAATCGTGGATAATTCCGTCGATGAAGCACTCGGCGGATTTGGCGACCATATCATTGTCAAAATACATAAAGACAACAGTATATCTGTTACAGACAAAGGCCGGGGGATGCCAACCGGCATGCACAAACTCGGAAAACCAACAGCGGAAGTCATCATGACTGTTCTCCATGCAGGAGGAAAATTCGGTCAGGGAGGCTATAAAACCAGCGGCGGACTTCACGGTGTAGGTGCATCGGTTGTAAATGCCCTTTCTGAATGGGTGACTGTCACCATTCACCGCGATGGATTTACGTATCAGCAGCGGTTTGAAAATGGAGGGAAACCAGTTACAACGCTTGAGAAGATCGGGAAATCAGCCAAAACGGGCACAATTATTCACTTCAAGCCGGATCCCGTTATTTTTAGTACAACGACCTATAATGCAGAAACATTAAGCGAGCGCTTACGCGAATCAGCCTTTCTTTTAAAAGGCTTAAAAATAGAACTGATTGACGACCGGAATCAGACGAAAGAAGTCTATCATTATGAAACCGGAATTGAAGCCTTTGTATCCTATCTTAATGAAGAAAAGGATTCCCTTCATAACGTCGTTTTCTTCGAAGGGATGCAAAACAGCATTGAAGTGGAATTTGCCTTTCAGTTTAATGATGGCTATTCGGAGAATATTCTCTCTTTCGTCAATAACGTGCGCACGAAAGACGGCGGCACACATGAAGCTGGATCGAAGACCGCAATGACACGCGCTTTTAATGAATACGCCAGAAAAACAGGCATTTTAAAAGAAAAAGATAAAAATCTTGATGGATCAGACATACGCGAGGGCCTCTCTGCTATAGTTTCTGTCCGTATACCGGAAGAGCTTCTTCAGTTTGAAGGACAGACCAAAGGTAAGCTTGGAACGAGTGAGGCAAGATCAGCGGTAGATGCTGTTGTTTCAGAGAACCTTGCCTATTTTCTTGAGGAAAATCCGGAAACGAGCACGCTTTTAGTCAGAAAAGCGATTAAGGCCTATCAGGCAAGAGAAGCTGCCAGAAAAGCGCGGGAAGAAGCAAGAAGCGGGAAGAAACGAAAGCGGTCTGAAGCGACGCTGAGCGGGAAGCTGACGCCTGCACAATCAAGAAACCCCCAGAAAAATGAACTGTACCTGGTGGAAGGAGACTCTGCGGGAGGCTCAGCAAAGCAAGGGAGAGACCGGCGTTTTCAGGCAGTTCTTCCTCTGCGCGGAAAAGTGATTAACACTGAAAAAGCGAAGCTTGCGGATATTTTCAAAAATGAAGAAATCAATACCATTATTCATGCGATCGGCGCAGGTGTCGGTGCAGATTTTCAGGTGGACGACTGCAATTACGACAAAGTTGTCATTATGACGGATGCCGACACAGACGGCGCCCATATACAGGTGCTGATCCTTACTTTCTTTTACCGTTATATGAAACCGCTGATTGAAGCGGGGAAAGTGTTTATTGCCCTGCCTCCCCTGTACAAGGTGAGCAAAGGCACCGGAAAAAAAGCCGTCATCGAGTATGCGTGGTCTGATGAAGAACTTCAGGGCGTACTGAAAAAAGTCGGCCGTGGATATATGATCCAGCGCTATAAGGGTCTTGGCGAAATGAATGCTGATCAGCTCTGGGAAACAACGATGGATCCTGCAACAAGAACGCTTATCAGGGTGCGTATAGATGATGCTGCACGTGCTGAGCGCCGGGTAACAACTCTTATGGGAGACAAAGTAGAGCCGAGAAGAAAATGGATTGAAAGCAATGTCGCATTTGGGCTTGATGAAGAAACAAATATTCTTGAAAACGAAAACTTATCCGTCACAGAGGAGGAATAA
- a CDS encoding CoA-binding protein has protein sequence MEIPSREEIGKILKKSRRIAVVGLSDQPDRTSYMVSKAMQDAGYEIIPVNPMVKEVLGVKAVSSLKEIDGHIDIVNVFRRSEHLLAVAEEFLEADADVFWAQLGLVNEEAYKLLKNKGYTVIMDRCIKVEHALTK, from the coding sequence ATAGAAATCCCATCAAGAGAAGAAATCGGCAAGATTTTAAAGAAAAGCAGGCGCATTGCTGTTGTAGGATTGTCCGATCAGCCTGACAGAACGTCTTACATGGTCAGCAAAGCTATGCAGGATGCAGGGTATGAAATTATTCCGGTAAATCCTATGGTTAAAGAAGTGCTGGGAGTAAAAGCAGTCAGTTCTTTAAAAGAAATCGACGGACACATTGATATTGTAAATGTATTCAGAAGATCCGAACATCTCCTGGCTGTGGCAGAAGAGTTTCTTGAGGCAGACGCGGATGTGTTCTGGGCGCAGCTCGGGCTTGTAAATGAGGAAGCCTACAAGCTCCTTAAGAATAAAGGATATACCGTCATTATGGACCGCTGTATTAAAGTTGAACATGCTTTAACAAAATAA
- the plsY gene encoding glycerol-3-phosphate 1-O-acyltransferase PlsY, which translates to MFIAAIIILAYLLGSIPSGLIVGKAGYGIDIREHGSGNLGGTNTFRTLGVKAGLLVTAADILKGTLAASLPVLFGFEGVHPLLIGVFAVIGHTYPVFAGFKGGKAVATSGGILLFSAPLMFVTMLAVFFLFLYLTKYVSLSSMLTGIYAVVFSIFYGDVILTSVVSVLALFVIYRHRANIKRIKEKTEPKVKWI; encoded by the coding sequence TTGTTCATTGCTGCCATTATTATTTTAGCTTATTTGCTGGGTTCCATTCCTTCAGGCCTGATTGTAGGCAAAGCGGGATACGGAATTGACATCCGCGAACATGGAAGCGGCAACCTTGGAGGTACGAATACGTTTAGAACGCTTGGGGTTAAAGCCGGTTTGCTTGTTACTGCCGCAGATATTCTGAAAGGGACACTTGCAGCCTCTCTGCCCGTTCTTTTCGGATTTGAAGGTGTTCACCCGCTTCTGATTGGCGTATTCGCTGTCATCGGCCATACATACCCGGTTTTTGCAGGATTTAAAGGCGGAAAAGCCGTTGCTACTTCAGGCGGCATTTTGCTTTTCTCGGCACCGCTGATGTTTGTTACGATGCTTGCGGTCTTTTTTCTTTTCCTTTACCTGACGAAGTATGTATCTCTGTCGTCCATGCTGACGGGCATCTATGCAGTCGTCTTCAGCATCTTTTACGGTGATGTCATTCTGACGTCCGTTGTCAGTGTGCTGGCCCTGTTTGTTATATACCGCCACCGTGCAAACATTAAACGCATTAAAGAAAAAACAGAACCTAAAGTAAAATGGATTTAA
- a CDS encoding CapA family protein: MKKKWIITAAAAIAAMGTAAFFLAADPAEAPQKKVELHQTIQTKHQSKSFQSELTLSAIGDILIHGRVYNDAKQPSGTYDFKPMIKDVKPLIGQADITFANQETMIGGTEIGLSTYPSFNSPFEVIDAFQDAGVDIAGIANNHTLDRGEKAILNATARYDEIQMPYVGSYRSPKDAEEPRILNVNGIKLGFLAYTYGTNGIPVPEGKPHLVNLIDKTKMKREIQEMKKQADAVIVSMHWGVEYIRLPNEEQQELARFLADEGVHLVIGHHPHVLQPMEWVNGQDGNRTFVVYSLGNFLSGQVSDYKDIGGIFSIKISKKAENGNKQIQLDEPSFEPTIVVSQNNRTYRVKELKNVNAAQNKEIQEHMFQYLNQSE, encoded by the coding sequence ATGAAGAAAAAATGGATTATTACAGCCGCTGCAGCCATTGCTGCAATGGGCACAGCTGCCTTTTTCCTGGCAGCAGACCCCGCTGAAGCCCCTCAAAAGAAAGTGGAGCTTCATCAAACCATCCAGACAAAGCATCAGTCAAAATCGTTTCAGTCTGAGCTGACATTGTCTGCAATCGGAGATATTCTCATACACGGCAGAGTATACAATGATGCAAAACAGCCTTCAGGTACATACGATTTTAAGCCCATGATCAAAGATGTAAAACCTCTGATCGGACAGGCCGACATCACATTTGCCAATCAGGAAACGATGATCGGCGGGACAGAAATCGGGCTGTCTACCTACCCTTCTTTTAACAGTCCCTTTGAGGTGATTGACGCTTTTCAGGATGCAGGGGTTGATATTGCAGGGATAGCGAATAACCACACGCTTGACAGAGGAGAAAAAGCGATATTAAATGCAACGGCGCGCTACGACGAGATTCAGATGCCTTATGTTGGCTCCTACCGCAGTCCGAAAGATGCTGAAGAGCCGAGAATCTTAAATGTCAACGGCATTAAACTTGGATTTCTCGCCTACACATACGGAACAAACGGCATTCCGGTACCAGAAGGAAAACCCCACCTTGTGAACCTGATTGATAAGACTAAAATGAAACGGGAAATACAGGAAATGAAAAAACAGGCAGATGCGGTCATCGTCAGCATGCACTGGGGAGTTGAATATATCAGGCTCCCGAACGAAGAACAGCAGGAGCTTGCCCGTTTTTTGGCTGATGAGGGCGTTCACCTTGTCATCGGCCACCATCCCCACGTCCTGCAGCCAATGGAATGGGTAAATGGACAGGACGGGAACAGAACTTTTGTCGTCTACTCTCTCGGAAACTTCCTTTCGGGACAAGTCAGCGACTATAAGGATATTGGCGGAATTTTCTCCATTAAAATCAGCAAAAAAGCGGAGAATGGAAACAAGCAGATCCAGCTCGATGAACCATCCTTTGAGCCGACGATTGTTGTGAGCCAGAACAATCGCACATACCGTGTAAAAGAACTGAAAAACGTCAATGCTGCCCAAAATAAAGAAATTCAGGAGCATATGTTTCAATACTTAAACCAAAGCGAGTAA
- a CDS encoding HesB/YadR/YfhF family protein codes for MKIHMSDEAVKWYQEEMNIESGDSFRFFVRYGGSSTIQKGFSLGVVKDSPKEAGAKTEKNGITFFIEESDVWYFDQNDLIVDYDHDRGEPVFDYKKPADQ; via the coding sequence ATGAAAATACATATGAGTGACGAAGCTGTAAAATGGTATCAGGAAGAAATGAACATCGAAAGCGGGGACTCTTTTCGCTTCTTTGTGAGATATGGCGGCAGCAGCACCATTCAAAAAGGTTTTTCGCTGGGTGTTGTCAAAGACTCCCCTAAAGAAGCCGGTGCCAAAACAGAGAAGAACGGCATCACGTTTTTCATCGAGGAAAGCGATGTCTGGTACTTTGATCAGAATGATCTGATTGTCGATTATGACCATGATAGAGGCGAACCTGTATTTGACTATAAAAAACCCGCAGATCAATGA
- a CDS encoding thioesterase family protein yields MLVSKKEIEVRYAETDQMGVVYHANYLIWMEVGRTKLVQDLGFSYAEMEKEGVISPVIDLQVRYKKPLTYGDAVTVHTWIEEYNGFKVAYGYEMYTPQGELALQAVSNHVCVKKDTFKPIQIRKAYPEWHKAYEKAKKKG; encoded by the coding sequence ATGCTTGTTTCAAAAAAAGAAATAGAAGTAAGATATGCAGAAACAGATCAGATGGGCGTTGTCTATCATGCCAATTATCTGATCTGGATGGAAGTAGGAAGAACAAAACTTGTTCAGGACCTTGGCTTTTCTTATGCTGAAATGGAAAAAGAGGGCGTTATTTCACCTGTTATCGACCTGCAGGTCCGCTATAAAAAGCCGCTTACATATGGAGATGCCGTGACAGTCCATACATGGATTGAAGAGTACAATGGATTTAAAGTAGCTTATGGCTACGAAATGTACACTCCCCAGGGAGAGCTTGCTCTTCAGGCGGTATCCAATCACGTGTGTGTAAAAAAGGACACATTTAAACCCATTCAAATCAGAAAAGCTTATCCTGAATGGCATAAAGCATACGAGAAAGCGAAAAAGAAGGGATAA
- the tlp gene encoding small acid-soluble spore protein Tlp — translation MAYKANPDDRSDNVEKLQDMIQNTMENIDKSQDSLQFSNEEERARIEAKNERREESIQAFRSEIKDEASARENGYK, via the coding sequence ATGGCCTATAAAGCAAATCCGGATGATCGCTCTGATAACGTAGAAAAATTGCAGGACATGATTCAAAATACAATGGAAAACATTGATAAATCCCAGGACAGCCTGCAATTTTCAAATGAAGAGGAACGTGCGCGCATTGAAGCAAAAAATGAGCGCAGAGAAGAGAGCATACAGGCTTTCCGTTCTGAAATTAAAGATGAAGCTTCTGCGCGAGAAAACGGTTATAAGTAA
- a CDS encoding acid-soluble spore protein N, which produces MTNSNDKQSHFTPNHIGTKSRGFGGNKGKQMQNKSNEHAQVMQTKGE; this is translated from the coding sequence ATGACAAATTCAAATGACAAACAAAGCCACTTTACCCCGAACCATATCGGAACAAAGTCAAGAGGCTTTGGCGGGAATAAGGGAAAACAGATGCAAAATAAATCGAATGAACATGCACAGGTTATGCAGACTAAAGGAGAGTAA
- a CDS encoding FbpB family small basic protein → MRKMKKMTFEELVFENKKELMKDQEALDKLEERVEQRLLDKLS, encoded by the coding sequence ATGAGAAAAATGAAAAAAATGACGTTTGAAGAGTTAGTGTTCGAAAATAAAAAAGAGCTCATGAAAGATCAGGAAGCTCTTGATAAGCTTGAGGAAAGAGTCGAGCAGCGTCTGCTTGACAAGCTCAGCTAA
- a CDS encoding redoxin domain-containing protein, whose amino-acid sequence MHQGGKTVKRILAIGLLVFLAGYAVWFAILQEPEEGLEIGNKPPEFEMETLSGETVTLDDVKGKKVMVNFWATWCPPCEAEMPEMQKLQDEHKEELVVLAVNMTNAEKSLDDVETFISKRKLTFPVALDKDGRVSIQYEVYSYPTTYFLDEEGSILNISRGAMTKETMEKLLEL is encoded by the coding sequence ATGCACCAAGGGGGAAAAACGGTGAAGAGAATACTTGCCATAGGACTGCTCGTGTTTTTGGCAGGCTATGCCGTCTGGTTTGCCATATTGCAAGAACCTGAAGAAGGACTTGAAATAGGCAACAAACCGCCGGAATTTGAAATGGAAACACTTAGTGGAGAGACCGTTACGCTTGATGATGTGAAAGGCAAAAAAGTAATGGTGAATTTCTGGGCGACATGGTGTCCGCCGTGCGAAGCGGAAATGCCGGAAATGCAAAAGCTGCAGGATGAGCATAAGGAAGAACTGGTTGTTCTGGCTGTAAATATGACGAACGCCGAGAAAAGCCTCGATGATGTGGAAACGTTTATTTCAAAGCGGAAATTAACGTTCCCTGTGGCACTTGATAAGGATGGCCGCGTCAGCATTCAATATGAGGTTTATTCCTATCCGACGACCTATTTCCTTGATGAGGAAGGCAGCATACTGAATATATCAAGAGGAGCGATGACAAAGGAAACGATGGAAAAACTTCTGGAACTGTAG
- the acnA gene encoding aconitate hydratase AcnA, producing the protein MTKQEQLAHHDVFQARKSFTVGGKTYNYYSLKALEDAGIGNVSKLPYSIKVLLESVLRQVDGRVITKEHVENLAKWGTAEQKELDVPFKPSRVILQDFTGVPAVVDLASLRKAMADIGGNPDVINPEIPVDLVIDHSVQVDKAGTLDSLQFNMELEFERNAERYQFLSWAKKAFNNYRAVPPATGIVHQVNLEYLANVVHAVEGADGTFETYPDSLVGTDSHTTMINGIGVLGWGVGGIEAEAGMLGQPSYFPVPEVIGVKLTGKMPNGTTATDLALKVTQVLRQKGVVGKFVEFFGPGVPQLPLADRATIANMAPEYGATCGFFPVDGESLEYMKLTGRDSELVDMVEAYCKENELFFSPDVEPAYTSVVEIDLAEIEPNLSGPKRPQDLIPLSAMQKSFQTALAAPAGNQGFGLEAAEAGKEISVTLANGEVTKMKTGAIAIAAITSCTNTSNPYVLVGAGLVAKKAIEKGMKVPAYVKTSLAPGSKVVTGYLENSGLLPYMNQLGFNVVGYGCTTCIGNSGPLADEIEKAVAENDLLVTSVLSGNRNFEGRIHPLVKGNYLASPPLVVAYALAGTVNIDLKNDSLGKDKDGNDVFFDDIWPSMDEINEIVKQTVTPELFRQEYGRVFDDNERWNAIQTTDEALYKWDQDSTYIQNPPFFENLNPEPGLVEPLRNLRVVAKFGDSVTTDHISPAGSIGKDTPAGRYLQEKGVSPREFNSYGSRRGNHEVMMRGTFANIRIKNQVAPGTEGGYTTYWPTGEVTSIYDACMKYKQDGTGLVVLAGKDYGMGSSRDWAAKGTNLLGIKTVIAESFERIHRSNLVFMGVLPLQFKQGENAEVLGLTGTESIEVLIDETVKPRDHVKVRATDAEGNAKEFEVLVRFDSDVEVDYYRHGGILQMVLREKIKG; encoded by the coding sequence ATGACGAAACAAGAGCAATTAGCACATCACGATGTTTTCCAAGCGCGTAAAAGTTTTACAGTAGGCGGAAAAACATACAACTATTATTCATTAAAAGCATTAGAAGATGCAGGAATCGGCAATGTTTCCAAACTGCCGTATTCCATTAAAGTTCTGCTTGAATCTGTTTTGAGACAGGTAGATGGAAGAGTTATTACAAAAGAGCACGTTGAAAACCTTGCAAAATGGGGCACAGCTGAGCAAAAAGAACTTGATGTGCCATTTAAGCCATCACGCGTCATCCTTCAGGATTTTACAGGCGTTCCTGCCGTTGTTGACTTGGCATCCCTCAGAAAAGCAATGGCTGACATCGGCGGAAATCCTGATGTCATCAATCCAGAGATTCCGGTTGATCTTGTCATTGACCACTCTGTTCAAGTTGATAAAGCCGGTACATTGGACTCTCTTCAATTTAACATGGAGCTTGAGTTCGAGCGCAACGCAGAACGCTACCAATTCTTGAGCTGGGCTAAGAAAGCGTTTAACAACTACCGTGCGGTTCCTCCTGCAACAGGAATCGTTCACCAGGTAAACCTTGAGTACCTTGCAAATGTCGTTCACGCTGTAGAAGGTGCAGACGGCACATTTGAAACATATCCGGATTCACTTGTAGGAACAGATTCTCATACGACAATGATCAACGGCATCGGTGTTCTTGGATGGGGTGTCGGCGGAATTGAAGCTGAAGCAGGCATGCTTGGCCAGCCTTCATATTTCCCGGTTCCTGAAGTAATTGGCGTTAAACTTACAGGTAAAATGCCAAACGGAACAACGGCTACAGACCTTGCACTGAAAGTGACTCAGGTCCTCCGCCAAAAAGGCGTAGTAGGCAAATTCGTGGAATTCTTCGGACCTGGCGTACCGCAGCTTCCGCTTGCAGACCGCGCGACAATTGCCAACATGGCACCAGAGTATGGCGCAACATGCGGATTCTTCCCGGTTGACGGCGAATCACTTGAATATATGAAGCTTACTGGCCGCGACAGCGAGCTTGTTGATATGGTTGAGGCATACTGCAAAGAGAACGAACTTTTCTTCTCGCCTGATGTGGAGCCTGCGTACACTTCGGTTGTAGAAATTGACCTTGCAGAAATCGAGCCGAATCTTTCAGGACCTAAACGACCTCAGGATCTAATTCCTCTTTCTGCTATGCAAAAATCGTTCCAGACAGCTCTTGCTGCACCTGCCGGAAATCAGGGCTTTGGTCTTGAAGCTGCAGAAGCAGGAAAAGAGATTTCTGTTACGCTTGCAAACGGCGAAGTGACAAAAATGAAGACTGGCGCGATTGCGATTGCTGCCATTACAAGCTGTACAAACACATCGAATCCTTATGTTCTTGTAGGTGCAGGTCTTGTAGCGAAAAAAGCGATTGAAAAAGGAATGAAGGTGCCGGCTTACGTAAAAACTTCTTTAGCTCCAGGCTCAAAAGTTGTTACAGGCTACCTTGAAAATTCCGGCCTTCTGCCATATATGAACCAATTAGGCTTCAACGTTGTAGGGTACGGCTGTACGACTTGTATCGGAAACTCAGGTCCGCTTGCTGATGAAATTGAAAAAGCGGTTGCTGAAAACGATCTACTAGTTACATCCGTTCTTTCCGGAAACCGTAACTTTGAAGGACGCATCCATCCACTGGTAAAAGGAAACTATCTTGCTTCTCCGCCGCTTGTTGTGGCATATGCACTTGCAGGCACAGTGAACATTGACCTTAAAAATGATTCACTTGGAAAAGACAAAGACGGAAATGATGTCTTCTTTGATGACATCTGGCCTTCTATGGATGAGATTAATGAAATCGTTAAGCAAACGGTAACTCCTGAACTGTTCAGACAGGAATATGGCCGTGTGTTTGACGACAATGAGCGCTGGAATGCCATTCAGACAACAGATGAGGCTCTTTACAAATGGGATCAGGATTCTACTTACATTCAGAACCCTCCATTTTTCGAGAACCTGAATCCGGAGCCGGGTCTTGTTGAACCGCTCAGAAATCTCCGCGTTGTAGCTAAGTTTGGTGACTCTGTGACAACAGACCACATTTCACCGGCAGGTTCAATCGGAAAAGACACGCCTGCGGGCCGCTACCTGCAGGAAAAAGGCGTAAGCCCTAGAGAGTTTAACTCATACGGTTCACGCCGCGGTAATCATGAAGTGATGATGCGCGGTACATTTGCCAATATCCGCATTAAAAACCAAGTAGCACCTGGAACAGAGGGCGGATACACTACGTACTGGCCTACTGGTGAAGTAACGTCCATTTACGATGCATGCATGAAGTACAAACAAGACGGTACAGGCCTTGTTGTTCTTGCCGGCAAAGATTACGGAATGGGAAGCTCACGCGACTGGGCTGCTAAAGGCACAAATCTTCTTGGCATTAAAACGGTTATTGCTGAAAGCTTTGAACGCATTCACAGAAGCAACCTTGTATTCATGGGCGTTCTGCCGCTCCAGTTTAAACAAGGCGAAAATGCTGAAGTGCTTGGTTTGACTGGAACTGAATCAATCGAAGTGCTGATTGACGAGACGGTTAAGCCGCGCGACCATGTGAAAGTGAGAGCGACTGATGCAGAAGGCAATGCAAAAGAATTTGAAGTGCTTGTCCGCTTCGACAGCGATGTTGAAGTTGACTACTACCGCCATGGCGGAATTCTTCAAATGGTTCTTCGCGAGAAGATCAAAGGCTGA
- the sspO gene encoding small acid-soluble spore protein O, giving the protein MAKRKANHANEGMNAASAQGKGAGYNEEFSNEPLSAAQKQNNKKRKSNQ; this is encoded by the coding sequence ATGGCCAAACGCAAGGCTAACCATGCAAATGAAGGCATGAATGCAGCTTCCGCTCAAGGAAAAGGGGCAGGATACAACGAAGAATTTTCAAATGAGCCTCTATCAGCAGCGCAGAAGCAGAATAATAAGAAACGCAAATCTAATCAATAA
- a CDS encoding small acid-soluble spore protein P codes for MTNKNNSKDMHKNAPKGNNPGQPEPLDGSKKVKNRNHTRQKNHSHHDM; via the coding sequence ATGACAAACAAAAACAACAGCAAAGACATGCACAAGAACGCACCAAAAGGAAACAACCCCGGCCAGCCCGAACCGCTGGACGGATCCAAAAAAGTAAAAAACCGCAACCACACAAGGCAAAAAAATCATTCGCATCATGATATGTGA
- a CDS encoding Hsp20/alpha crystallin family protein, with protein sequence MDKKKRSKPSDLSCIEDWMNQFFTDPFSALLDCRSFRVDLFETSEEYIVEAEFAEVKPEDIQIRASRETLIITAQTAGQTTESDQLERSVLLPFSLENKKIEAIFSNDILEVKIFKEGSCSRKSSYIPVQFAH encoded by the coding sequence ATGGACAAAAAAAAGCGTTCAAAACCATCTGATTTGAGCTGTATCGAAGACTGGATGAACCAGTTCTTCACAGACCCGTTCTCTGCCCTCCTTGATTGCAGATCCTTCCGGGTGGATTTGTTTGAAACAAGCGAGGAATACATTGTTGAGGCAGAGTTCGCAGAGGTAAAACCGGAAGATATACAGATTAGAGCTAGCCGGGAAACGCTCATTATCACAGCACAGACTGCCGGGCAGACGACAGAATCAGATCAGCTGGAGAGATCCGTTCTACTTCCCTTTTCACTTGAGAATAAAAAGATTGAGGCTATTTTTTCAAATGATATTCTTGAAGTAAAGATATTTAAAGAAGGCAGCTGCTCACGCAAAAGCTCATATATCCCTGTTCAATTTGCTCATTAA
- a CDS encoding YflJ family protein codes for MAYYGSKGWYVKALREMGITRHPIERRKLKMYKTFVLRNLYDQALEK; via the coding sequence ATGGCTTATTACGGCTCCAAGGGATGGTATGTGAAAGCACTCAGAGAAATGGGAATCACCAGGCACCCGATTGAGAGAAGAAAACTGAAAATGTACAAAACGTTTGTCCTCCGGAATTTGTATGATCAGGCACTAGAGAAATAA
- a CDS encoding DUF2621 domain-containing protein — translation MLDGWFLWFILFWVVFLAGMLAIGGFFMFRKFLKRLPKEDGKSDLDWEAYYIEQTRHLWNTSQKQLLEDLVEPVPELFRDVARAKIAGKIGELALQENAGTITQDLVIRGYITATPKRDHKFLLKRLKEKDIDHTPYRALF, via the coding sequence ATGCTTGACGGCTGGTTTCTATGGTTCATACTGTTTTGGGTCGTTTTTCTTGCAGGCATGCTCGCAATAGGCGGGTTTTTCATGTTCCGGAAATTTTTAAAGCGCTTGCCTAAAGAAGACGGAAAATCAGATCTTGATTGGGAAGCGTATTATATTGAACAGACGAGGCACTTATGGAATACAAGCCAAAAGCAGCTCCTTGAGGATCTGGTCGAGCCGGTTCCTGAACTTTTCAGGGATGTAGCCCGGGCTAAAATTGCAGGCAAAATCGGCGAGCTGGCACTTCAGGAAAATGCGGGAACTATTACACAGGACCTTGTGATTCGCGGATATATAACAGCTACTCCAAAGCGCGACCATAAGTTTCTTTTAAAGCGTCTTAAAGAGAAAGATATTGATCATACCCCGTACAGGGCATTATTTTAA